A window from Corynebacterium accolens encodes these proteins:
- a CDS encoding Na+/H+ antiporter family protein, which translates to MNAVLIAVIIMLALALLRVHVVVALFIGAIVGGLLSGMGLDATMVAFQDGLGGGAKIALSYALLGAFAMGVASAGLPQILANFLIAKLGGTGELDPKAAATTKWMLILGLIAMAVMSQXLXPXHIXFXPLLVPPLLAVMNKLKLDRRLITTCLTFGLITTYMFIPVGFGSIYLNDILLFNIEEAGLDTSDINIMQVMAIPALGMLTGLLIAIFISYRAPREYEDRPIAAEEHQETPSTYKIWVSILAIIATFAVQIIMQTLDFESDGLLVGALTGLGILLISGAVDWKHADDVFTNGMKMMALIGFIMITAQGFASVMTATEEVGPLVDATASLFGTNKFLSAGAMLLVGLVVTMGIGSSFSTLPIISVIYVPLCASLGFSPAATVALIGTAGALGDAGSPASDSTLGPTAGLGADGQHDHIRDSVIPTFIHFNIPLLIAGWAGALIL; encoded by the coding sequence ATGAATGCAGTACTCATCGCCGTCATTATCATGCTCGCGCTCGCCCTCCTGCGGGTGCACGTGGTGGTGGCGCTTTTCATCGGCGCGATAGTCGGCGGCCTCCTATCCGGCATGGGCCTGGATGCCACCATGGTCGCCTTCCAGGACGGGCTCGGCGGCGGCGCCAAGATTGCCTTGAGTTATGCCCTCTTGGGCGCCTTTGCGATGGGTGTTGCCTCCGCCGGGCTGCCGCAGATCCTGGCCAACTTTCTCATCGCCAAGCTCGGCGGCACCGGCGAATTAGACCCCAAGGCCGCGGCCACCACCAAGTGGATGCTCATTCTTGGCCTTATCGCCATGGCCGTGATGAGCCAAAMCCTCAYCCCCGYCCACATCSCCTTCAYCCCGCTGCTGGTCCCGCCGCTATTGGCGGTGATGAATAAGCTCAAGCTGGATCGACGCCTTATCACCACGTGCCTGACCTTCGGCCTTATCACCACCTACATGTTCATTCCGGTGGGCTTCGGGTCCATCTATTTGAACGATATCCTGCTCTTCAATATCGAAGAGGCTGGCCTGGATACCTCCGATATCAATATTATGCAGGTCATGGCCATTCCCGCCCTGGGCATGCTCACCGGCCTGCTCATCGCCATCTTTATCAGCTACCGCGCCCCGCGCGAGTACGAGGACCGGCCTATTGCCGCCGAAGAGCACCAGGAAACACCCTCGACGTATAAAATCTGGGTCTCCATCCTGGCGATTATTGCCACCTTCGCCGTCCAAATCATCATGCAGACGCTCGATTTCGAATCCGATGGCCTGCTCGTCGGCGCCCTGACCGGCCTGGGTATCTTGCTCATTTCCGGCGCGGTGGATTGGAAGCACGCCGATGACGTTTTTACCAACGGCATGAAAATGATGGCGCTTATCGGCTTTATCATGATCACCGCGCAGGGCTTTGCCTCCGTCATGACGGCCACGGAGGAGGTCGGCCCGCTTGTCGATGCCACCGCCAGCCTCTTTGGCACCAATAAGTTCCTCTCCGCAGGCGCCATGCTCTTGGTGGGCCTGGTGGTCACCATGGGCATCGGCTCATCCTTTTCCACCCTGCCGATTATCTCCGTTATCTACGTTCCCCTGTGCGCCTCGCTCGGCTTTAGCCCCGCGGCCACGGTAGCGCTCATTGGTACGGCAGGCGCGCTTGGCGATGCCGGCTCCCCCGCCTCCGATTCCACCCTCGGCCCCACCGCGGGCCTCGGCGCCGATGGCCAACACGACCACATCCGCGACTCCGTCATCCCCACGTTTATCCACTTCAATATCCCACTTCTGATCGCCGGCTGGGCGGGCGCTCTCATCCTCTAA
- the pgi gene encoding glucose-6-phosphate isomerase: MDITASSQWKDLVKVYEEKQDLRLRELFAADANRAENYTFDAAGLHVDLSKNLIDEDVLQHLVEVARAADVEGRRDAMFAGEHLNNTEDRAVLHTALRLPVEDDLHVDGQDVAADVHEVLGRMRDFATALRSGSWLGHTGHTIKKVVNIGIGGSDLGPXXAAQALRSYEVAGISAXFVSNVDPADMAATLDGLDAGSXLFIVSSKTFXXQETLTNAHAARRWLIEQFNGDESAVAKHFVAVSTNAEQVEKFGINTDNMFPFWNWVGGRYSLDSAIGLSLMCTIGPMDFMRFLEGLHAMDEHFRTAPLERNVPVLMGLLGIWYTNFFGAQTHAVLPYSQDLGRFPAYLQQLTMESNGKSVRRDGTAVTTGQTGEIYWGEPGTNGQHAFYQLMHQGTRLIPADFIGFARPKEDFPTADGTGSMHDLLMGNFFAQTKVLAFGKTAEEIAAEGVEEDLVPHKVMPGNRPTTTIMAEELTPSTLGALIALYEHIVFTQGIIWDINSFDQWGVEQGKQQANDLAPAVSGSQEVDSGDQSTDKLIGWYRANR; the protein is encoded by the coding sequence ATGGATATCACCGCATCGTCCCAGTGGAAAGACCTGGTCAAGGTTTATGAAGAAAAGCAGGACCTGCGCCTGCGCGAACTCTTCGCCGCAGATGCAAACCGCGCCGAGAACTACACCTTCGACGCCGCCGGCCTGCACGTGGATTTATCCAAAAACCTCATCGATGAAGACGTCCTCCAGCACTTGGTTGAGGTAGCCCGCGCCGCCGACGTGGAAGGCCGCCGCGATGCCATGTTTGCAGGCGAGCACCTCAACAACACTGAGGATCGCGCCGTCCTGCACACTGCCTTGCGCCTGCCGGTAGAAGATGACTTGCACGTCGATGGCCAAGATGTCGCCGCCGATGTCCACGAGGTTTTGGGCCGCATGCGCGATTTCGCCACCGCCCTGCGCTCCGGTTCCTGGTTGGGGCATACCGGCCACACCATTAAAAAGGTGGTCAATATCGGCATTGGCGGTTCCGATCTCGGCCCCSCCMYGGCCGCACAGGCCCTGCGTTCCTATGAAGTAGCCGGCATTTCCGCGGRGTTCGTCTCCAACGTGGATCCCGCCGATATGGCCGCCACCTTGGATGGGCTCGATGCCGGCTCCMCCCTCTTTATCGTCTCCTCCAAGACCTTTMCCMCCCAGGAAACCCTGACCAATGCCCACGCGGCCCGCCGCTGGCTCATCGAGCAATTCAATGGCGATGAATCCGCCGTAGCCAAGCACTTCGTGGCCGTATCTACCAATGCGGAGCAGGTGGAAAAATTCGGCATCAATACGGACAACATGTTCCCGTTCTGGAATTGGGTGGGCGGGCGCTACTCCCTCGATTCCGCCATTGGCCTGTCCTTGATGTGCACCATTGGCCCGATGGATTTCATGCGCTTTTTGGAAGGCCTCCACGCCATGGATGAGCACTTCCGCACCGCCCCGCTAGAGCGCAATGTGCCCGTACTCATGGGCCTGCTGGGCATCTGGTACACCAATTTCTTTGGCGCTCAAACCCACGCCGTCCTGCCGTACTCGCAGGACCTCGGCCGCTTCCCGGCCTACCTGCAACAGCTAACCATGGAATCCAATGGCAAGTCCGTGCGCCGCGATGGCACCGCGGTCACCACTGGACAGACCGGCGAAATCTACTGGGGCGAGCCGGGCACCAATGGCCAGCACGCCTTCTACCAGCTCATGCACCAGGGAACACGCCTCATCCCGGCGGACTTCATCGGCTTTGCCCGCCCCAAGGAAGACTTCCCCACCGCAGACGGCACCGGCTCGATGCATGACCTGCTCATGGGCAATTTCTTCGCCCAAACCAAAGTGCTGGCCTTTGGCAAGACGGCCGAAGAAATCGCCGCCGAGGGCGTTGAGGAAGACCTCGTGCCGCACAAGGTAATGCCGGGCAACCGGCCCACCACCACGATTATGGCCGAGGAGCTTACCCCCTCCACCCTGGGCGCGCTCATCGCGCTCTACGAGCACATCGTCTTTACCCAAGGCATCATCTGGGATATCAACTCCTTCGACCAATGGGGCGTGGAGCAGGGCAAGCAACAGGCCAATGATTTGGCCCCTGCCGTCTCCGGCAGCCAAGAGGTAGATTCCGGCGACCAGTCCACCGATAAGCTCATCGGCTGGTACCGCGCCAACCGTTAG
- a CDS encoding YccF domain-containing protein, which produces MRSLLNLVFNIIWLLSGGIVLALGYFLFGIIACIFIVTIPAGVASFRMGQFALWPFGRSVVEPRKGTGGMSAISNVIWFVIAGLWLSIGHVVTAVIQAITIIGIPVAWANLKMIPVTCFPFGRKVVSSKKIPAGWQPMVKL; this is translated from the coding sequence ATGCGATCACTACTAAATCTCGTATTTAATATCATCTGGTTACTCTCCGGCGGCATCGTTCTTGCGCTGGGCTACTTTCTCTTCGGCATCATCGCCTGCATCTTCATCGTGACGATTCCGGCGGGCGTGGCCTCGTTCCGCATGGGCCAGTTCGCGCTGTGGCCGTTCGGCCGCTCCGTGGTGGAGCCCCGCAAGGGCACCGGCGGGATGTCTGCCATCTCCAATGTCATCTGGTTCGTCATTGCAGGCCTGTGGCTGTCCATTGGCCACGTCGTTACCGCCGTCATCCAGGCGATTACCATCATCGGTATCCCCGTTGCCTGGGCCAATCTCAAGATGATTCCAGTGACCTGCTTCCCGTTCGGCCGCAAGGTCGTCAGCTCGAAGAAAATCCCGGCCGGCTGGCAGCCCATGGTGAAGCTGTAA
- a CDS encoding DNA-formamidopyrimidine glycosylase family protein, with amino-acid sequence MPEGDSVLQLSRRLQFMTGREVTGCSVRVPQHATVNLTGTICERVWPYGKHLFMQFDQTIVHTHLKMEGTWAIHYAGDRWRKPGHSARIVLQLAHSPRDIELVGHWLGFVDIFDADQYFSRINHLGPDILDPDWDREEAVRRLRARPERSIGTALLDQKVVAGIGNEYRAEICFLAGVHPATSVAEVDVEQVLDIGKRIMWANRNSPIRVTTGVRRAGETTYVFGRNRKRCRRCGTIIQKDSLGGVDRGGDEGELERIIWFCPHCQPL; translated from the coding sequence ATGCCCGAAGGCGATTCCGTCCTACAACTTTCGCGTCGCCTGCAGTTTATGACTGGGCGCGAGGTTACCGGCTGTTCCGTGCGCGTGCCGCAGCACGCCACCGTAAACCTCACCGGCACCATCTGCGAGCGCGTGTGGCCCTATGGCAAGCACCTCTTCATGCAATTCGATCAGACCATCGTGCACACCCACCTAAAGATGGAGGGCACCTGGGCCATCCACTACGCCGGCGACCGCTGGCGCAAGCCCGGCCATAGCGCGCGCATCGTGCTGCAATTGGCCCATTCACCGCGCGATATTGAACTCGTGGGCCACTGGCTGGGTTTTGTCGATATCTTCGACGCGGATCAGTACTTTAGCCGCATCAACCACCTTGGACCGGATATCTTGGACCCCGACTGGGACCGCGAGGAAGCGGTGCGCCGTTTGCGCGCGCGACCCGAGCGCAGCATCGGCACGGCGCTTTTGGACCAGAAGGTCGTGGCGGGCATTGGCAATGAATACCGCGCCGAAATCTGCTTCCTCGCCGGCGTTCACCCGGCCACCTCGGTGGCAGAGGTGGATGTGGAACAGGTACTGGACATCGGCAAGCGCATTATGTGGGCCAACCGGAACTCGCCCATCCGCGTGACCACCGGTGTGCGCCGCGCCGGGGAGACCACCTATGTCTTTGGGCGCAACCGCAAGCGCTGTCGGCGCTGCGGCACCATTATTCAGAAAGATTCCCTGGGCGGCGTTGACCGCGGCGGGGATGAGGGAGAATTAGAGCGCATCATCTGGTTCTGCCCGCACTGCCAGCCGCTCTAA
- a CDS encoding DEAD/DEAH box helicase has product MPENILERFRPQVAQWFQDVFAAPTAVQAQAWDKISRGDHALMVAPTGSGKTLAAFLWALNNLVEREGQLALPVGNASGSATGVRVLYISPLKALGVDVENNLRAPLTGIARTAEKLGLEVPNISVGVRSGDTPSAERSRQVRKPPDILITTPESAYLMLTSKAAGILKTVDTVIIDEIHALAGTKRGAHLALTLERLQEIAGDVQRIGLSATVRPLSAVSDFLGGNRPVEIVAPEAHKKWDLDVRVPVEDMSDLPTPEAGSTIGELTVDDAIGITGGPEGSGDGGXEFGMXNFGGXEDTALPTANSJWPFITQDLYADIMAHRSTLVFVNSRRSAERLTSRLNELYAQEYDPDSLSPETRRDPAQLMAHSHVAGKAPAVIARAHHGSVSKDERAMTETMLKEGTLKAVVATSSLELGIDMGAVDLVVQVESPPSVASGLQRVGRAGHHVGAVSHGAFYPKHRADLVQSTLTVARMRGGMIEKMHTPRNPLDVLAQQTVAAVAAAGEEGLSADDWYDIVKRSHPYRELAREVYDSVIDLVSGVYPSTDFAELKPRVVYDRVSGVMTPRPGAQRVAVTSGGTIPDRGMFGVFLYSGGESGKAPRRVGELDEEMVYESRVGDVFTLGATSWRIEEITRDQVLVTPAPGHTGRLPFWNGDGAGRPYELGQALGEYRREVNTDPGIFADADENARSNILSYLREQQEATGIIPDEKTLVLERFKDELGDWRVVLHTPFGRPVNSAWALAVGARVGERTGMDPQAVAGDDGIVLRLPEGEADPDGTIFAFDADDIADVVAEXVGNSXLFXXRXRXCAXRALLXPRRNPGKRAPLWQQRQRAEQLLDVARKYPSFPIILETVRECVQDVYDVPALQEVMRDLGHRRVRIAEVTTDQPSPFASSLLFNYTGAFMYEGDSPLAEKRAAALALDPALLAKLLGTVELRELLDPAIIDEVHTQLQRTAPSRRARTTEEVADLLRMLGPIPVEELGEHTDVPFTALDSLGTRIMRVRIGGREHLAQSQDAALLRDALGVPIPPGIPAQVATLADALPQLVSRWARTRGPFVLADLTAAFGISVSAAHTTLAGLDSIVEGHYRQGIEEQEYCAAEVLKTIRSRSLAAARADTEPVSGAAFARFLPEWHGIAPAGKRPALRGADGVFSAIEQLAGVRLPASAWESIILPARVGDFSPRMLDELTANGEVMILGAGKAGAADPWVMLLPTDYAAQLAPETDPEGVSMLQRAILSVLERGGGFLFSDIAAEVPGTAEETREALWGLVEMGLASPDSFAPIRTRLSSGGRGASRAGRGATAHRSKRRPTRSRLRMGRTSFAQTQNATGGAGQTPPDMLGRWSLAVPAAQDATSRSVAHGEAWLDRYGVVTRGSVVAEDVLGGFALAYKVLSGFEESGKAMRGYVIEDLGAAQFSTPAIIDRLRGLADSPDVTGWPSGTTDPETFVLAAVDPANPYGAALPWPQRDDAGGKAPGGPARXAGALVVLCDGLPIAHLTRGGKTLTTFIDALPDGIETTDVYARLLSALTELIAAGHMSPLVIEKCNGNPIHHTPTASILRSLGAGITPKGVRIAGRAAPPRVPRHGAQGSSPDDSRGGLRGGRRASEAIEELSFDDPPPPPPPRNSGGFRPRGGYRR; this is encoded by the coding sequence ATGCCAGAAAACATCCTCGAGCGCTTTCGCCCCCAAGTGGCGCAGTGGTTCCAGGACGTTTTTGCCGCTCCCACCGCGGTACAAGCCCAGGCCTGGGACAAGATTTCCCGCGGGGATCACGCCCTGATGGTTGCCCCCACTGGTTCTGGTAAGACGCTCGCGGCGTTTTTATGGGCGCTGAATAACCTGGTGGAACGCGAAGGCCAATTGGCCCTGCCGGTAGGCAATGCTTCCGGCTCCGCTACCGGGGTGCGGGTGCTGTATATCTCGCCGCTCAAAGCGCTGGGCGTGGACGTGGAAAATAACTTGCGGGCCCCGCTGACCGGCATAGCGCGCACCGCGGAAAAGCTGGGGTTGGAGGTGCCGAATATTTCCGTGGGCGTGCGCTCGGGCGATACGCCCTCGGCAGAGCGCTCCCGGCAGGTGCGCAAGCCGCCGGATATCCTCATTACCACCCCGGAATCGGCGTATTTGATGCTGACGTCAAAGGCGGCGGGGATTTTGAAAACCGTCGATACCGTCATCATCGATGAAATCCACGCGCTGGCCGGCACCAAGCGCGGCGCGCACCTCGCCCTGACGCTGGAGCGCCTACAAGAAATTGCGGGCGATGTTCAGCGCATTGGGCTTTCCGCCACGGTGCGCCCGCTTTCGGCCGTCTCGGATTTCTTAGGCGGCAATCGCCCGGTGGAAATTGTGGCGCCGGAGGCCCACAAGAAGTGGGACCTGGACGTGCGCGTCCCGGTAGAGGATATGTCGGATCTTCCCACGCCGGAGGCGGGCTCGACCATTGGGGAGCTCACCGTCGATGATGCCATCGGCATTACCGGCGGGCCGGAAGGCAGCGGCGACGGCGGGGRAGAATTCGGCATGGRGAACTTCGGCGGGGRAGAAGACACCGCGCTGCCCACCGCGAACTCCMTCTGGCCGTTTATTACCCAGGATCTCTACGCGGACATCATGGCGCATCGCTCCACGCTGGTCTTTGTGAATTCGCGGCGCAGCGCCGAGCGCCTGACCAGCCGGCTTAACGAGCTATACGCTCAGGAATATGATCCGGATTCGCTCTCGCCGGAAACCCGGCGCGATCCCGCCCAGCTGATGGCGCACTCGCATGTTGCGGGCAAGGCGCCGGCGGTCATCGCGCGGGCCCACCACGGCTCGGTGTCCAAGGATGAGCGCGCCATGACGGAAACGATGCTGAAGGAAGGAACGCTGAAAGCCGTGGTGGCCACGAGCTCGCTGGAGCTGGGCATCGACATGGGCGCGGTGGATTTGGTGGTGCAGGTGGAATCGCCGCCCTCGGTGGCCTCGGGCCTGCAGCGCGTGGGCCGCGCCGGGCACCATGTGGGCGCGGTCTCGCACGGCGCGTTTTATCCCAAGCACCGCGCGGACCTGGTGCAGTCCACGCTGACGGTCGCCCGCATGCGCGGCGGCATGATCGAGAAGATGCATACCCCGCGCAACCCGCTGGACGTGCTTGCGCAGCAGACCGTGGCGGCGGTGGCCGCGGCGGGCGAGGAGGGCTTAAGCGCGGATGACTGGTATGACATCGTCAAGCGCAGCCATCCCTACCGCGAGCTGGCCCGCGAGGTTTATGATTCCGTCATCGATCTGGTCAGCGGCGTCTACCCGTCCACGGATTTTGCGGAGCTGAAACCCCGCGTGGTCTATGACCGCGTCTCCGGCGTGATGACCCCGCGGCCGGGGGCGCAGCGCGTGGCCGTGACCAGCGGCGGCACCATCCCGGATAGGGGAATGTTCGGCGTCTTCCTCTATAGCGGTGGCGAATCCGGCAAGGCCCCGCGGCGAGTGGGCGAGCTTGATGAAGAGATGGTTTATGAATCCCGCGTGGGCGATGTCTTCACCCTGGGCGCGACCAGCTGGCGCATCGAGGAGATCACCCGCGATCAAGTTCTGGTCACGCCCGCGCCGGGGCATACGGGCCGGCTGCCGTTTTGGAATGGCGATGGCGCCGGGCGCCCCTATGAGCTGGGCCAGGCTTTGGGCGAGTACCGCCGCGAGGTAAATACGGACCCGGGCATTTTCGCGGATGCCGATGAGAATGCCCGCAGCAATATCTTGTCCTACCTGCGCGAACAGCAGGAGGCCACCGGGATTATTCCGGATGAAAAGACGCTCGTGCTCGAGCGTTTCAAGGATGAGCTGGGGGACTGGCGCGTGGTCCTGCACACGCCCTTTGGCCGGCCGGTCAACTCCGCCTGGGCCCTGGCAGTGGGCGCGCGGGTGGGGGAGCGCACCGGCATGGACCCGCAGGCGGTGGCCGGCGATGATGGCATCGTGCTGCGCCTGCCCGAGGGTGAGGCCGATCCCGATGGCACGATTTTTGCCTTTGACGCCGACGATATTGCCGATGTCGTGGCCGAGCRGGTGGGCAATTCCSCCCTTTTTSCCYCCCGTTYCCGCGRGTGCGCGSCCCGCGCGCTGCTCTYGCCCCGCCGCAATCCCGGCAAGCGCGCCCCGCTATGGCAGCAGCGCCAGCGCGCCGAGCAGCTCTTGGATGTCGCCCGCAAGTACCCGTCCTTTCCCATTATTTTGGAAACGGTGCGCGAGTGCGTCCAGGACGTCTACGATGTGCCGGCGCTGCAGGAGGTCATGCGCGATCTGGGGCACCGCCGCGTGCGCATCGCGGAGGTCACCACGGATCAGCCCTCACCCTTTGCCTCCTCGCTGCTGTTTAATTACACCGGCGCCTTCATGTACGAGGGCGATTCCCCGCTGGCGGAAAAGCGGGCGGCGGCCCTCGCCCTTGACCCGGCGCTCTTGGCCAAGCTACTGGGCACGGTGGAGCTGCGCGAGCTTCTGGATCCCGCGATCATCGACGAGGTCCATACTCAGCTGCAACGCACCGCACCCTCGCGCCGGGCGCGCACCACCGAGGAGGTTGCGGATCTCCTGCGCATGCTGGGCCCCATCCCGGTCGAGGAGCTGGGCGAGCATACCGACGTTCCCTTTACCGCCCTGGATAGCCTAGGCACGCGTATAATGCGGGTGCGCATCGGCGGGCGCGAGCACCTTGCCCAGTCCCAGGACGCGGCGCTGCTTCGCGATGCCCTCGGCGTCCCCATTCCTCCCGGCATCCCCGCCCAGGTCGCCACGCTTGCCGATGCCCTCCCACAGCTCGTCAGCCGCTGGGCGCGCACCCGCGGCCCGTTCGTGCTCGCGGACCTAACCGCCGCCTTCGGCATTTCCGTATCCGCAGCACACACCACCCTGGCCGGCCTGGATTCGATTGTGGAGGGCCACTACCGGCAGGGAATAGAGGAGCAAGAGTACTGCGCCGCCGAGGTACTAAAGACCATTCGCTCGCGCTCGCTTGCAGCCGCGCGCGCGGATACCGAGCCGGTCTCTGGCGCCGCCTTCGCCCGCTTCCTCCCGGAATGGCACGGCATCGCGCCTGCCGGGAAGCGTCCGGCACTCCGCGGTGCCGATGGCGTATTCTCCGCTATCGAGCAGCTCGCCGGGGTGCGCCTGCCGGCTTCTGCATGGGAATCCATTATTCTGCCTGCCCGCGTGGGGGATTTTTCGCCTCGCATGCTGGATGAACTGACCGCCAATGGTGAGGTGATGATCCTCGGTGCCGGAAAGGCCGGTGCCGCCGACCCCTGGGTGATGCTGCTGCCCACCGATTACGCCGCCCAGCTCGCCCCTGAAACCGATCCGGAGGGCGTGAGCATGCTGCAGCGGGCCATTTTAAGCGTGCTCGAGCGCGGCGGCGGCTTCCTCTTTTCCGATATTGCCGCCGAGGTCCCTGGTACCGCCGAGGAAACCCGCGAGGCCCTCTGGGGGCTGGTGGAAATGGGGCTGGCCAGCCCGGATTCCTTCGCGCCCATCCGCACGCGCTTATCGTCAGGCGGGCGCGGTGCCTCCCGCGCTGGCCGCGGTGCTACCGCCCACCGCTCCAAGCGGCGCCCCACGCGCTCGCGGCTGCGCATGGGCCGCACCTCGTTCGCCCAGACCCAGAACGCCACTGGCGGCGCCGGCCAGACCCCACCCGATATGCTCGGCCGCTGGTCGCTGGCGGTGCCCGCCGCCCAGGACGCCACCTCGCGCTCTGTGGCGCACGGCGAGGCCTGGCTGGATCGCTACGGTGTGGTCACCCGCGGTTCCGTGGTGGCAGAGGACGTCCTCGGCGGCTTCGCGCTGGCCTATAAGGTCCTGTCCGGCTTTGAGGAATCCGGCAAGGCCATGCGCGGCTATGTCATCGAAGATCTCGGTGCCGCGCAATTTTCCACCCCGGCCATTATCGATCGCCTGCGCGGCCTGGCGGATTCCCCCGATGTCACCGGCTGGCCGTCCGGCACCACCGATCCAGAGACCTTCGTGCTCGCCGCCGTGGATCCCGCCAACCCCTACGGCGCGGCGCTGCCGTGGCCGCAGCGCGATGATGCGGGTGGCAAAGCTCCCGGCGGGCCCGCCCGCYCCGCCGGAGCACTGGTCGTGCTCTGCGATGGCCTCCCCATTGCCCACCTCACCCGCGGCGGCAAGACCCTGACCACGTTCATCGACGCCCTGCCCGATGGAATCGAGACCACCGACGTCTACGCCCGGCTCCTTTCCGCGCTCACAGAACTCATCGCCGCCGGGCACATGTCGCCGCTGGTGATTGAAAAGTGCAATGGCAACCCCATCCATCACACCCCGACCGCTAGCATCCTGCGCTCGCTGGGCGCCGGAATCACCCCTAAGGGCGTGCGCATTGCCGGTCGCGCCGCGCCGCCGCGCGTCCCGCGCCACGGGGCGCAGGGTAGTTCACCCGACGACTCGCGGGGTGGCCTTCGCGGGGGCCGACGTGCCTCTGAGGCCATCGAGGAGCTCAGCTTCGATGATCCGCCCCCGCCTCCGCCACCCCGCAACTCCGGTGGTTTCCGCCCGCGCGGCGGGTACCGTCGCTAG
- a CDS encoding 3'(2'),5'-bisphosphate nucleotidase CysQ, producing MTVEISDSRLTNSLAQGCGEILKGVRNGGLLRGLSLGDAGDDAAQEWIARVLEQHRPGDGVLSEEASDDLARLKKKRVWIVDPLDGTKEFATGRQDWAVHIALVEDGTPVHAAVGLPDYGVTFKSSDVRAVDGPLSKKFVISRNRPPKVAGYIAEQMGYETEGVGSAGAKAMHVLLGDYDGYIHAGGQYEWDQAAPVGVALAAGLHCSRLDGSPITFNNEDTFIPDLLICRPELKDEILEHAAAFAEENGGF from the coding sequence ATGACCGTCGAGATTTCTGATTCCCGCCTGACCAATTCGCTCGCCCAAGGCTGCGGCGAGATTTTAAAGGGGGTGCGCAATGGTGGCCTGCTGCGGGGCCTTTCGCTTGGCGATGCCGGCGATGACGCCGCCCAAGAATGGATCGCCCGCGTATTAGAACAGCACCGGCCCGGCGATGGCGTGCTTTCTGAAGAGGCCTCCGATGATCTCGCCCGGCTAAAAAAGAAGCGCGTCTGGATCGTGGACCCACTTGACGGCACCAAGGAATTTGCCACCGGCCGCCAGGACTGGGCGGTACACATCGCCCTCGTTGAGGACGGCACCCCAGTCCACGCCGCGGTGGGACTGCCAGACTACGGCGTAACCTTCAAGTCCTCCGATGTGCGCGCCGTCGACGGCCCACTGTCTAAGAAATTCGTCATCTCCCGCAACCGCCCGCCCAAGGTGGCCGGCTATATCGCAGAACAGATGGGCTACGAAACCGAGGGCGTCGGCTCCGCCGGCGCTAAGGCCATGCACGTGCTGCTTGGTGATTATGACGGTTATATTCACGCCGGCGGCCAATACGAATGGGATCAAGCCGCCCCAGTAGGCGTTGCCTTGGCAGCCGGCTTGCATTGTTCCCGCCTCGATGGCAGCCCCATCACCTTCAATAATGAGGACACCTTCATCCCCGATCTGCTCATCTGCCGCCCCGAGCTGAAAGACGAGATTCTAGAGCACGCCGCGGCCTTTGCCGAGGAGAATGGCGGCTTCTAA
- a CDS encoding thymidylate synthase encodes MVPMTETPYEDLLRRVLEEGTAKGDRTGTGTRSIFGAQLRYNLAESFPLLTTKKVYFRGVIGELLWFLRGDSNVKFLQDNNVRIWNEWADENGDLGPVYGVQWRSWPTPDGSHIDQIQQALDTLKNNPDSRRNLVSAWNVSELDQMALMPCHLLFQLYVANDTLSLQVYQRSADMFLGVPFNIASYAALTHMFAQQAGLKVGDLIWTGGDCHIYNNHVEQVQEQLSREPREYPQLKLNKAKDLFSYDFADFEVQGYDPHPAIKAQVSV; translated from the coding sequence CTGGTGCCTATGACTGAGACTCCTTATGAGGATCTCCTCCGCCGCGTCCTCGAAGAAGGCACGGCCAAAGGCGATCGCACCGGCACCGGAACGCGCTCCATTTTCGGCGCGCAGCTGCGCTATAACCTGGCAGAATCCTTCCCGCTGCTAACCACAAAGAAGGTCTACTTCCGCGGGGTCATCGGCGAGCTGCTGTGGTTCCTGCGCGGCGATTCCAATGTGAAATTCCTGCAGGATAATAACGTGCGCATCTGGAACGAGTGGGCCGATGAGAATGGCGATTTGGGCCCGGTCTACGGCGTGCAGTGGCGCTCTTGGCCCACCCCGGATGGGAGCCACATCGACCAAATCCAACAGGCGCTTGACACCCTGAAGAATAACCCGGATTCGCGCCGCAACTTGGTCTCTGCATGGAATGTATCGGAGCTCGACCAGATGGCACTTATGCCCTGCCACCTGCTCTTCCAGCTCTACGTGGCCAATGACACGCTGTCGTTGCAGGTCTACCAGCGCTCGGCGGATATGTTCTTGGGCGTGCCCTTTAATATCGCCTCCTATGCGGCGCTGACCCACATGTTTGCCCAGCAGGCCGGCCTCAAGGTGGGCGATCTCATCTGGACCGGCGGCGATTGCCACATCTACAACAACCACGTGGAGCAAGTCCAAGAGCAGCTTTCCCGCGAGCCGCGCGAATACCCGCAGCTCAAACTCAACAAGGCGAAGGACCTCTTCTCCTATGACTTCGCCGATTTTGAGGTGCAGGGCTACGACCCGCACCCGGCCATCAAGGCGCAGGTGTCGGTCTAA